gagccatacgtctaacccgttttataaaacaaaaatacgcaatcagtgtaagcccatattttgaaattattctaacattctcccacttgggcgAACACGGATTgtcatattaatttaaaaactttgtttTGAAAACGACTCTCGGGTTAGACTACAAAAGTGGCCACACATATAGCTCAAATGATAATCACCTTGGATACATGATCCGGTCCAACAAGAACATCAACATTGAGCATGGAAGTCGTTACACCATTTAATCGATGTAAGACCACTCCACAGCTACAAATGCTAACATCCTTATCGACATGGATCCCCATCCTCCAACCAATGTGTGTAGTATGTAGTATAAATTAGCACCAAAATGTGATCAAAGGTGTGCTAATTCATATCGGTCCTCATAAATGCTTCAAAAGAAGCCACATGTCTCAAAAGAGACTCACATCATGTCTTTATGCATTATATCTCgagatcaaaatgatatcataataaaagacatatgtgcaatgcatgctcaaacataattataatttctgtgcacaaaatacagaattataaataggaagataaatattttatattgaaaGAGGCTGTACCCGAAGCAtatgggttgcctacgtacctcgTAAAGGGATCAAGCCAAAACGTAGTTCTTTTACATAAATAACTCCCACTAACCCAAAATATCAAAGTTTCCACAATGCCCATATTGGCAATATGTGTCTTAAAGACTTTCGGTGCGAGTCCTTTAGTCAATGGGTCTGCAATCATTACCTCTGTATTTAtatgctctatttttgtctgcccttctttaactttatctctgacTACCAAGTACTTGATGTCTATATGCTTAGAGCCACCAGAACTCTTGTtattctttgaaaagaacaCCGCTGCACTATTATCACAGTAGATGGTAATTGGTCTCGAGATGGAATCAACAACTTTCAGTCCAGAAATAAAATTCTTAACCAAATGGCTTGGACCGTAGCTCCATAACATGCCACAAATTCAGCCTGCATAGTAGAAGAAGCCACTAGAGTTTGCTTAACGCTTTTCCAAGAAATAGCACCACCAGCCATCATAAAAACATAACCTGAAGTTGACTTCAGATCATCTTGACATCCTGCAAAATCAGAATCTGAGTAGCCTACCACCTCAAGATGATCTGTACGCTGAAAGGTAAGCATATAACCTTCAGtctttttcaaatatctcaTAACTTTCTTAGCTGCTTTCCAATGCTCTTGTCCTGGATTCGATTGAAATCTACTAAGGACGCTTACTGCATAGGCTATGTCAGGTCTAGTGCAAACTTGagcatacatcaagctccctACAGCACTTGCATAGGGTatgttcttcaaagattctcTTTCAAGTTCATTTCTTGGACACTGGGCTTTGCTAAACTTATCCCCTTTTACTATAGGTACATCACCGGGTGCACAATTTTGCATATTGAACCTCTCTAGGATGCGTCGTATGTATGTCTTCTGTGAAAGTCCCAACAAGCCACGGTCTCTATCACGCTGTATCTCAATTCCAAGTACAAAGGAAGCttctccaagatctttcatttcaaaattagcAGATAACATTTTCTTTGTCTCATGAAGTAACCCTAGGTCACTGCTGGCAAGtaaaatatcatccacatacaaaacaagaaaaatgaattttctcccactgatcttgagataaatgcattggtccactgtattttcaacaaaaccaagagaagtcacaacttcatcaaatttcaaataccATTGTCGGGATGCTTGCTTGAGCCCATATATGGATTTGTTCAACTTACACaccaaatttttcttttcctctacgacaaaaccttcaggttgcctcatgtaaacttcttcatagagatctccatttaaaaacgctgtcttaacatccatttgatgaagctCCAAATTATAGTGTGCTACAAGTGCCATGATAATTCTAAAGGAATCCTTGGATGAAACCGGTGAAAAAGTCTCattatagtcaatgccctctcgCTGAGTGAACCCTTTGGCAACCAGTCTAGCCTTTTGTCGTTCAACATCCCCTTTTGAGTCTAACTTGGATTTGtaaacccatttgcaacctatggcCTTAACATGTGGTGGAAGTTCAACAAGTTCCCAAACTTATTTCTCTTCATAGAAAGCATTTCATCTTCCATGGCATTCAGCCATTTATCTGAGTCAGGTCTGTTAatgcttcattaaaagaaacagGATCAATATTATGCCCAATATTAAAATCACTCTCCAGTAAGTAGACAATATAGTCATTAGGCAAGGCAGACCTTCTTTCCCTTTGTGATCTCCTAACTTGTGGTTCAGAAAATGACTCTACTGGTGTTGGAGGAGGAACGTGAAGTTTTCTTGATGCTCAGGTTCTTCATTAACTGTTGTAATTGGCTGAGAAATAACTTTTTCTTGTACAACAGGAATCGGAACCACAACTTGATCCGGTTCagcaaaaattttatttaacacGGAGCTCTCACTATTACCAACatcattttctaaaaatttgCCGTAATGGACTCAACAATTCTGGTGCCACGATTAGGACAATAGAACTTATAGCCTTTTGATCTATCTGGATACCCAATGAAAAAACCAGGTGTGGATTTGGGGTCTAATTTCTTTTCAGAAGGATTATAAATCCTAATCTCAGCTGGGCAGCCCCAAACTTTAAAATGGGCTAAACTGGGTTTACGACCTGTCCACaattcaaaaggagttttctcaACAGCTTTACTAGGAACCCTGTTCAGAATGTACATGGCAGATTTCAATGCTTCACCCCATAAGAATTCTGGCAAATTTGTTCTACTCATCATACTCCTGACCATATCCTTTAGAGTCGATTACGCCTTTCAGAAACACCATTTTGCTCAGGTGTTCCTGGCATTGTGTATTGAGGGACTATCCCACTTTGCTGTAAAAATCTTGCAAAATCACCCATGTTCTGACCAGACTCGTCATACTTACCATAGTATTCACCACCACGGTCAGATCTCACAACTTTAATACTTTTCCACATTGTTTTTCAACTTCCATTTTaaatatcttgaatttttcAAGAGCGAGGGATTTATCATTAATTAAGTAAACATAACCATAAcgcgagaaatcatcaatgaaggttATGAAATATTTGTTCCCACATATAGTAGAAGGTAACGGTCCACTAATATCGGTGTGAATTAGATCCAAAAGACCATCGCTTCTAGTGGATCCCTTTCTTGTAGTTTTAGTCAGCTTTCCCTTATGCAATCTATGCAAGTGTCAAAGTCCGAAAAATTCAGAGAGGGTAGAATCTCAActttcatcaatctctccattcGCTCTCTTGAAATGTGCCCTAAACGCTTATGCCATAATATAGAGGATGATTCACTAATTAAAGCCCTTTTCTTTCCAACTTTAGTAACACAAGAGACTTCATCAACTGGAGCCAAATCAATTTGTACAAACCATCACACAAAATGCCATGTCCAACCATACGAGAGTCATAAAATAGTTCAATCATTCCATtactaaatttaaaagaaaatccaGACTGATCAAGCTTTGACAAAAATTAAATTCCGTCTCATCGTCggtacaaaaaatatattttccaaaaagaaaaaaccagACTCCAAGGATAACTTCACTGCTCCTATAAACTCAACTTTAACTTGAACTCCATTTCCAACGCATAGGTTCACTTCATTCTCACTTGGCCTCCGTCTCCTTATTAATCCCTGTAAGGAATTAGTGATATGAATACTTGCACCAGAGTCTATCCACCAAGAATTTAAAGGTACATCTATCAAATAAGACTCAAAACAAACCAAAGCCAAGGAGATACCTGATgaagtcttcttcttctccaaccaAGCCTTAAACTTAAAGCAATCCTTCTGCCAATGACCTTCTTTTTGCAGAATTTACATTTGTCATTCTTCTTCATAATTCCTTTAGGACCACCAGAAGTCTGCCCATCAGACCCTTTGTTCTGCTGATTGTAGTGAGGTTTGTTGCCCTTATGGAACTTGCCCTTACGATTATGAGAAGACCTCTTGTTTTGAGAAGGCTGATGGGTCAGTTGCACAGTTTCAACAGTCTCACGACGTATTCTATACTCCTCTTGGGCACACACAGCAATCAAATCATTCAAATCCCATTTGTCACGCTGGGCATTATAAGCAACTTTAAGCTGATTAAACTGGCTAGGAAGGCTATTAAGAATATGATAGATAAGAAAAGGCTCTGCAATGGGAACTTTGAGGGCTTCCAATTTAGAACTTATGTGCAGCATTTTCATGATGTACTCCCTAACTCCACAAACACCATCATATTTCATATTCATAAATTTATCCATTAGGTCCCCAGTCTCAGCCTTATCGGACTCAACAAATCGCTGTCCTATAGCATCCAAAAAATTCTTAGCATTGTCGTGGTCCGGTATAGCACCCATAATGGAATCAGATATGGAACGCTTGATAATCTTCAAACATAGCCTGTTAGCTCTTTCCCATTTGACATACTCAGCCTTGTATTCGATAGTGCTCTTATCTGTTGGTTTTGAAGGCTGCTCCTCCAAAGCAAAATCTAAACCCAAGAGACCCAGTGCTATTTCTATGTCTCGTTTCCATCTCACATAATTATTTCCAGTCAAGGTTTCAACGGCAGACAATTGGCTTGATAGGGAAGAGGCATTCAAACTGCGGAaacaacatattttatttaatatcatccaaaagtgatgcatgcaatcaatggatgataacatatctatctaatcaacttgggctattaattagatagtccgtaatcaacttgaaaaacatataagtCTAATTACGGTAAGAGCCTCGGTGCATCATTGTAGAGTCGCCtttgggctaacaacaaacACGCTATAAGGTACTCTTAAAACATATCATGAAGCTAATTAACAAAATCACATCAGCTTTCGAAACACCATCACCTTTGGGCAGAAGAATGATTCTAGGCTAATGCAATCCATTAATCACTTCATGTCATTTTTCCAAATCATCATACACAATAACACCTTGGCAAGATATTGCATTCAATGATTTGGCAAAATGCAATGCTacccttttttttgttgaaaaatcAGATAAATATCAGTGAGTGTGCCACTTTGGTGACTACCACCCActtcaatttcaaaatattctcttaatgGGAAAATAAGGATAGTCTTTATGCCCAACAATTTTCAATCACAAAAATAATGGTTTATGTGACAAAAACATAATCATCAAACATGCTTCAAACATAATCAAAAATATATGTGATTGATTAAACAAAGATGTTAATTACAAAAGGCATATATGGCAGCAAAAATGTCCAAAATTTAACAATTTATTAATTTAACACCTCAATAATTAATATGCATGAGGGCCTTGATTCAGattattcaatatttaaataacAATTAAATGGGTTACTACTCTTAGCCCCAGGCCCAAAACCCATTATGGTCCATTAAATAAAATTGGCTGGTTATATAAAAGAGCCCAACCTGCAaccatggacctatttggattGGGCTTCAGAAAACCCAAGCCCAATCTAAAGAAACCTAAACAATTTTTTtccctatcttttttttttgatccgaAAACAATATGCAATCATGTTCTggcaaatttaaattaaaatcaaatcagatatttgattatcaatgaaaaatctgTGTATGCAGATTTATGCAGAAGATCCATTCATCAATGCATAAAATTAATCCGTAAGTCCAGATGAAATCATAATTGTGTATGAAGGATTCTAATCCTAGCATGGAGACTCTGATACCAATGTTAGTCATAAATAATATTacatgctaagatttagaatcacaataacACCGTATTCAGTTTGAGAGATATACCTgcggaagacatattgaataTATTCTTCAATCATCTGGAATCAATACGCGACCTAGATCTTCccttccttgctcctcacaaaagatagTCGTCAATGGGGGCAAGCCTATCAACCATATGAATGAGGAGGAGGGCGGACCTAGCCTTTATATAGGAAATATAGGGAGCCTTCCCATAAAGCTCTAACAACCCTTATTGGGTTTCCCTGGCCCTACATACCCAAATTACcacaataaataggactcaatcctatacatccaaggtgcaccaaagcccataaacaaaatgatcacacatcatattgggcttaacccatagtaccattctgaaccatacgtctaacccgttttataaaaacaaaaatacgcCAATCAGTGTAggcccatattttgaaattattctaacatttTTATGAGGAAAGAAACAAATTGGAGGAGGTATACCTGATTATAGTCAGCAAAATAAATAATCATCCAGATTTTAAGCTGATCTTAAGTATGGACGAGGTACATGAACTCTTATCAGCAGCATCAGCAGGAGATATAACATTGGACTCACATGATAAGGATTACTCAAGTCATGATATCAAACTAATTGGTGCATCACAATAAAGTTCCCTTGTGCTCTTGATAATGGAAGACAGGCAATGACTTCTTACCTTTGGGTCATGCACTAGTGACGAGACCTTAATGATTTTGAAATGTCAAGCAGCAGCACAAGGTGCTGAAACAAGGTACAGTTACCTGGTTGCCAAGCGTGGAATGCTGGGAAAATATATGACGATGCTTCTCAAGTGTAATCATAAGGTTCTACAACTTTGTGATCCATTGCTAAGGGACACTGGAGTCATGCAATGTTAATGTTTGTTAACATGGTGCTAATGATAAACCAACTAAGCAAAGGAGAGGGAGAATCGAGAAGGTAACCATGCATAGAAATTTTGCATGCATAATGCATCGGACTGATAGGTTTATAACTCTTTATGATCATTAGAACTGGATCTGGATAACATGGATGAGAAAGGGTTCATATACATCTAATATGAATGCAATTATGTAGCCAAGAGTGCAACCAAAGTTGAAGGAATTAACCTAGTTTATTAAGTAAAAGCTAGTGATAAGTTCAGATATTTATCATAAACtgtcatcaaaaaaaaagaaaaagttggaATATATTTCCTATGCTTATACATGAAGTCTGCAAACAAAGTGTTGAATTTTCACAAGCATAGACAATTGAACAAATAAGAATTGTAATAAAAGAATAACAGGATACAGAAAAGGGAGGTGGGGGGTTGGGTTTGCAGAGAAGAGGCTTGTTGAAAGTTTAAAACAATATTGGATGCTACTTCAGGAATCAACCATGCTGATGACAAAAGAAAGTATATCTTAAAGAGAGAAAAGTCAAACTATTCTCTACAACCTACAATGTGCTGCTAATTTACCAAGCTCTCAATGCAATTCCGCATGATTCCAACAATGCACTCTGTGATTTTCTTATGGATGCCATAGACcagtaaattttgaaaaagattCAATATTGAAAGATTTATATGCATATGTGAGGTAAGAACCATGTTGGTATCTTCAATTATATCATAACCGGTGGGATTCGTCTCCGGTCACGGCATAGGGCAATGTGGGGGCAAAGGAGCTCTACTGCGACCCGAGGAGGGAACGTTCGGATCCGGCTTCTAGTCGTCGGTCACGCGAACCTCTGGGGAGCGGGAAAGAGTCGAGAGGCTGGCCTGCCGGCGGTTGTGACGGATACTTGGGAGCATCCTCAGTCTCCAACAGATACGCAATCTACTAGTTTGTTTTCTAACCCTTCTGGTTGTACGGTGCTGACAGGCTGACGGATCGGCAGGCGGGTCCATCGGGGACGAAGCTGGTGAGGCGATCGACGGTGGCGGCAGCGGGCAAAGGCAAAAGTAAGTTTCCCCGTGGAACGGGGGGGAGACGTCCAGGGCTCCGGCGAGGCTAGGGCCTTCGGTGACTGGCCCTCGGACATGGATGTGGCTCGGTTGAGCCGCCGCTTTCCGACGGTCTTGGAGCTGTCGCAGGTGCCCATTGAGGCTGCTCGCCGAGAGTGGGAAGGCCTCTCGGTGGTGGCCCATAGCCTCAGCCGCTGGGTGCCGGCCGAGTGGGTGGCCAAGGATGTGGCCACCTGTGGGAAACTAGCAGGGAAGGTGGAGGTGGTGCCGCTCGCCGACGACCACCTAGCTCTGAGATTTGGGTCGATGGCGGCTGCAACCGGGCACTCAATGGAGGCCCatgggtggtggcggggcaaCTCCTCGCCATGGAGCCGTTGGTGCCGGAGTTTGCGCCGGAGGAGGTTTCTGTGAAAACGGTCATGGTATGGCTCCAGCTACCCCAACTTCCGTCGGAGTACTGGTCGACTGTGACTATACTAGAGATAGCAATCCAAGTGGGACGGCCGCTCACCGTTGACAGGGTGACCAAGCAGCAGTGAGCCATGGGTTTCGCGCGGGTGAATGTAGCGATCGATGCCACCGAGCCCCTTCTCTCGGGATTTCTGATTCGGgagaagataaggatgcggTGGCAGCCCTTCGTCTTTGAGAATATCGCCGATtactgcatcagatgcggcaggATAGGCCACTTGGCGGTGGCGTGCCGCCAGCTAATGCCGGAGCAGACGGAGGAGAGAGGGGTGGATTTAGAGGTTTCTCAAGCGGGGCCAGAGTCGGGACCCGGAGAGGACGACCAAGGGCCGATCTATGGCCTTTGGTTAGCGGCGACCCAGCCTCGGCTCCCGAGGGGGCTGTCGCCGCCGCAGCTAGGCCGCCGCTAACCAAGTAACAATCAAGTTTATATATCCAAAATGTTATTAAAATTACCCAAAGTTTGGTGCCTCGAGTAAAGAAACAAAGCGTTATCCTCAAAAAAATGTTATAGAGCTATTAGCGTTCGGATTCTATCAGGCAGAGTTTGATGAATATTTTATTACTTTACCATGACAAACCAGTCCTAGTGATATCCTAGAGCCTGCTGTTATACTTGCAAGATCTTCCAGCCTGGTGGGTTCAAAGACACTCGCATCTGGCCTTCAGCTTCTCCAACAAGGTGAATCCTACAACACAAGACCAAACTTAATTAAATCCACAAAAAATAGGGCTAAACCAACACTCACAAGGTATGATTTTTCTAGCTGCTTCAGAAAATAGAGAGACTTGGGCAGTCTATATTTATGTTCCCCAGTCTTGCAGTAGATTTCCCCTCTCCTCAAAGTGCCCGTACTCCATCAGATGTATTAGATACATAGATAAACAGTCAAAATGTCCTTCACTTTTATTAAGTAGTCTCAGATTCTTGATACATGGGAAAAGAATCAGTATAAAAGTTACATCGATGGAGGAAACATGAGTATACAACTAACAATCAAGGTCACCTGCCGGTAACCAACAACCTGCTCGATGGTCACACTGCAGCTCATGGTGCATTTGATCAGAATAGATTCCCATCCACAAGGACCCACTTGCATGAATGACCAACGAACAATGTCACGTATAAACTTTAGTCCACTAAAAGATGACATGTATGTAACCTAATATACATACAGTCATCACCTTCAACTCCACCAATCTGGGATCTTGAGCCTTCTGCTCCGGTGTACTGCAAGATTGGCTGCGGGAAGCTTATGCCGCACCTGCCGCCATATCATGTTCACAGCATCATCCCTTTTGGCAGGATGTTGGAACTCATAGTGGTGAGCAATGCTCTTCAGTCTTCTCCACATCTGAGTCCATCTTTCTTTTGGGAACTGTCTGAGTTGATTGACCATGTAATCAGGTCGAACAGCTTCTTTAACAGAGAAGAATAgcgagaattcactataatcgaTCTCGTCCTCAAAGGGGAGTTCAATTTTGTCACTCACAATTACAGGGACACAGTGGCTGACAATTGCATCAAAGAGACGACATGACGAGGGAGTATCCCCAGCAGGGTGCAAACAGAACTTGGATGACCGCATGCCTTCCGAGGACTGGGGAAAAAGGAAACTGTAAGTCACATATGGATACAAATAAAAGTGACATGCAGTTATGTAAAGATAGAAAGTAATTATAATACTCTGGTTAGACTACTTAAGAAAATTGCTACAGTTAGAATAAGCAGAAATTATAATAATCAGAAAACTATATCTCAATATTCCTACTTGAGTTCAACTATGACAATTCAAGTATATGCATTTTATAACAGAGTTGCACAAATAAAAAAGATTGATAGCATAACAACTGCTGCAAGTTGCCATTATACTAATTGTAATAGCAGCATAGAAGTGCAATCCGCAACTTACTGCTTTTATGCCTTCTCCAGTGGCAAAGCTATTCTCAAAACGCACATCATCATAGTCTTTTAAAATCTTCGCCAGTTTCAGACGGACCTTTCCTTCCTGCATCAATAGCCAGGCCACAAAATCACTTGCCAGATATCCACCTTGAGGAGGCAAGAAAACAATAGCTCAAATGAATGCAGTCTGATTATACAAGACGCAACTTACATACATCTTTCCTGACTGTTCGTCCTCGAAAGAAGAGAAGTGTAGGGCGGGATTCAAATGGGTCAGAAGGATCATCATTCAGAAAGGAATCCACAACATGCACATAGGGAGCTACAATATCTTTGCTCAGGGAAGACAAATATCTGGGATATCGCCCAAAATCTGCAACGACAAGAATCGAGGCATTCACCTGATCCCTGAGAAATCTGAAAGCATTTGGATGGTGCATTGGAATTACATGGTCACGGCCTGCAGATTGTCGCCAATATTTGGATTTCTTCAGAAAGTCCAGGAGATCAATCTGCCACAAGAAATTcataaagaaaaggagaagaagattttttaaaataattactgAGAATATTTATAATCAGATAGAGACTAtctaaaatatgaaagatattttGGATGCAGGTGATTTCCTTTTTACAATTCTATCACCAATACTAACGAAAGGAAACATAGTTTGGATGCAGCAAaagaaaatctttcaagaagtAGAAAATGAATCCACgacataaaaatcaaaaaaaaaaaaaaaaaaaagagagaagattaTGACATCTGGAAGGAGAAAAAGGAACATCAAAAGATAAGAACATGAACAAACCACCCAAGGGAGCACCACTGACAACCTCACATTTAACAAGGCAATAAAACCATTTGAAAGGATTCTTATATCACATTCTTTTTCCACTTTCCCATCTTTGTACCTGTATCAAGATCTTCCAGACTCTATGATCTTTAGGATTGACTATGGCAAGGCTAATGTTAAAACATCCAAAATGAAGCATTTCTCACCCAAAGTACAAGACAAACAAGCAAACCTTAAAATGCTTCTACATGGGCCTACCAGCAACAAAAAACAACAAATGGTGATTGACTGTGTCATCTTTAAAAAGACACATGGAACATTACATATTATGTCTTCATAATCTAGAAAGGTCCACTGTAAGGATCTTCTAAACTTATATATAATAGGAAAGGCATGATGCCAGCCTCATGCCCCAGCCTCCAAGCCTAAAGCCTcacattttcttcctttttttcttttcaaagttCCATGGTGAAAGGAGAATAGGGTAAAAATCTATTTTCTGTTCTTCATTCCATGGAGGTTTTCTTGAACCTGAAGCTCGAGCTGGAGAAAATAGAATCCCTAGAATTTGGATTTTTTCATCCTTTCCGAAGTGTCCCTCGAACTCCTCTTTCCTATCATAGTGGTAGAGCACAatcctcttttctttcctcaCAAGCATGCATAGCACATGCCTAATTCCAGCAaattaaaatggaaaaaaattggAAACCTAGTGTTCTAGATCGCAGCCATTAAACCTGACTTCTCAACTAACATAAGCATGCATGCGCACATACAGGAGATAAGTACATCACCTAATCTAAGAAGGGATCTAAATTATAGAATCATTTCTCAGACAAATCTTGACAAATGAAAGAGGTGTAATGTCCCAAAGTAGTCCaacatttggaaaaaaaatcatgctaAAATAGAACTCCAACTCCACCACCACACGGTTCACACTCTTAGGCTAGTAACTCATGGTAAGgtgtcttaaaaaaaaatccaaagaatGCAGCTCAAAAATGACGATTACCGTCAAAAATGATGATTACCTGGTCATGTTCATCTTTCCCTTTATGACACTTCTTTCTAGTAACCATCTTCCGCAATCTGCCTTCTACACTATGTCCATGCCTACTTGCCCAAAAGAGCTCAATTGAAGTTCATCTTAACCCTCAAATCTTACTTCTTAGGATAAACTCATCCAACAAATGTATACCttctataaaaagaaaaaaatgtatatCTTTAAATCACTCCACAAGAATTCACTAGCAAATTAATCCAGTACAGCAGAGGGTGCCTATAAAGGAGATGGGTAATGGACATCACAACTTTACCAAGATTTGCTGTGCCAAAAAGAACCCATCGAGTTTTGTCCATTATTCACAACATATACCTAGCTATTTCCCAAACCTTATTAATCTTTGCTGAAGTTCTACACTTTCCCCATTAAACTCATTCTCAAACTAATGTGCATGCATTACCCAAGACAAGGCAATAGGAGATCTCCTTGCATCGCAGAACATATGCATTTCTTTTTAAAGAAAGCGAGGAGAAAATCCATGCTGCACTGTCCATCTTTAGCGGAATGTATCTAGGAGCTCTATCTGCTAGATGTTCTTAATAACAATAAGAATCTTGCATGGAAACTTTCCAAAATTAAGAGCAAAAGCACCCTATAAGTTTTATAATTTAGTCAACTGAAATTTTAATCGAGACTGAACTAACTTAAGATAGCATTAGTTTTTGTACATCAATTGTGTTGATTCCCGGTGACAAAGTCGACGTATATTCCTCATATTACTGAACAAACAGCCAAACTAAGTAAAAGGAGGATTTTTAATAATGGGAAGAACAAAGAAGGCAACCCAATAGCATTACCTGCAGTTGCCGATCGATCTCGGTATCCGGATCAGTCATATTGTGCCCGTGGGTATTAAAACTAAGGGACGAGAAGAAGGGCACGAAGAaggcctccgcctcctccgcaTCAAAAGTCCTAACCGCCCCCGCTTCCTCCGAATTTCCTCCACTCATCAGCGACGCCATCATCCAGTATTCCACGCTGTGCTGCTTCCCGACTCCGGAATCGTGCGGCCACGGAGGCAGCTCGCGACCTCCCCCCTCCGCCGCCGGGGATGCCCGATCAGGGCTGAGACCGCGATCGGGATCGGAATCCCGGCGGTGGCCGAACATGCCAAAGTTGAAGCGGAGGGGGAGGTCGTACATGAATACCTTGAGGGGCGGCGGCctggaggcggcggcggaggtaG
This window of the Phoenix dactylifera cultivar Barhee BC4 unplaced genomic scaffold, palm_55x_up_171113_PBpolish2nd_filt_p 000345F, whole genome shotgun sequence genome carries:
- the LOC103696790 gene encoding probable arabinosyltransferase ARAD1; the encoded protein is MAAKSIISVAVCFLLLISFSLFISTDDLTSRRFSFSLPLPSSSNSSLRCAPATSAAASRPPPLKVFMYDLPLRFNFGMFGHRRDSDPDRGLSPDRASPAAEGGGRELPPWPHDSGVGKQHSVEYWMMASLMSGGNSEEAGAVRTFDAEEAEAFFVPFFSSLSFNTHGHNMTDPDTEIDRQLQIDLLDFLKKSKYWRQSAGRDHVIPMHHPNAFRFLRDQVNASILVVADFGRYPRYLSSLSKDIVAPYVHVVDSFLNDDPSDPFESRPTLLFFRGRTVRKDEGKVRLKLAKILKDYDDVRFENSFATGEGIKASSEGMRSSKFCLHPAGDTPSSCRLFDAIVSHCVPVIVSDKIELPFEDEIDYSEFSLFFSVKEAVRPDYMVNQLRQFPKERWTQMWRRLKSIAHHYEFQHPAKRDDAVNMIWRQVRHKLPAANLAVHRSRRLKIPDWWS